In Dromaius novaehollandiae isolate bDroNov1 chromosome 2, bDroNov1.hap1, whole genome shotgun sequence, one DNA window encodes the following:
- the IRX2 gene encoding iroquois-class homeodomain protein IRX-2, with protein MSYPQGYLYQPPGSLALYSCPAYGASALAAPRSEELARSSSGSAFSPYPGSAAFTAQAAATGFTSPLQYSTDPATGFPSYMGSPYDAHTTGMTGAISYHPYGSPAYPYQLNDPAYRKNATRDATATLKAWLQEHRKNPYPTKGEKIMLAIITKMTLTQVSTWFANARRRLKKENKMTWAPRNKSEDEDEDEGDGARSKEESPGRMPESNETSAEDEGISLQVDSLTDHSCSAESDGEKLPCRAGDPLCESGSECKDKYEDVEEEEEEEEEEEEDIEGDDGGGGGERDPPAKAATSSPLAAVEAPLLGHPHADAARSASKASSGPPTPATKPKLWSLAEIATSDLKSQHLGPSCQPPALSSATPASTPHSAAYSPSSLLGRHIYYTSPFYSNYTNYGNFNALQSQGILRYNSAAVASNEGLSQTVLNASSVHKQSSDSLKTITNQLEQHYRPSSYDSKKDPTEVCTVGVQPYL; from the exons ATGTCCTATCCTCAGGGTTACCTCTACCAGCCCCCCGGCTCGCTGGCTCTGTACTCCTGCCCGGCGTACGGGGCGTCGGCTCTGGCGGCCCCCAGGAGCGAGGAGCTGGCCAGGTCTTCGTCGGGATCGGCGTTCAGCCCTTACCCGGGATCGGCAGCTTTCACCGCCCAGGCGGCGGCCACAGGCTTCACCAGCCCGCTCCAGTACTCCACAGACCCCGCCACGGGATTCCCCTCCTACATG GGCTCCCCTTACGACGCTCACACGACGGGGATGACCGGAGCCATCAGCTACCACCCGTACGGCAGCCCTGCCTACCCCTATCAGCTCAACGACCCCGCGTACAGGAAAAACGCCACCCGCGACGCCACGGCCACGCTCAAGGCCTGGCTGCAGGAGCACCGCAAGAACCCCTACCCCACCAAGGGCGAGAAGATCATGCTGGCCATCATCACCAAGATGACCCTCACGCAGGTCTCCACCTGGTTTGCCAACGCCCGCCGGCGCCTCAAGAAGGAGAACAAGATGACCTGGGCCCCGCGGAACAAGAGCGAGGATGAGGACGAAGACGAAGGCGACGGGGCGAGGAGTAAAGAGGAAAGCCCGGGGAGGATGCCCGAGAGCAACGAAACCTCCGCCGAGGACGAAG GGATTAGCCTGCAAGTGGACTCGCTGACGGACCACTCGTGCTCCGCGGAGTCGGACGGCGAGAAGCTGCCCTGCCGCGCCGGCGACCCCCTCTGCGAGTCGGGCTCGGAGTGCAAGGACAAGTACGAGGACgtcgaggaggaggaggaggaggaagaggaggaggaggaggacatcGAGGGAgacgacggcggcggcggcggggagcgcgacCCGCCGGCCAAGGCGGCCACCTCGTCGCCGCTGGCGGCGGTGGAGGCCCCGCTGCTGGGCCACCCGCACGCCGACGCCGCCCGCAGCGCCAGCAAGGCCTCTTCCGGCCCCCCGACGCCCGCCACCAAGCCCAAGCTCTGGTCGCTGGCCGAAATCGCCACCTCGGACCTCAAAAGCCAGCACCTGGGCCCCAGCTGCCAGCCCCCGGCTCTGTCGTCGGCCACCCCCGCCTCCACCCCGCACAGCGCTGCCTACTCGCCCTCCTCCCTCCTGGGGAGGCATATATATTACACCTCACCTTTTTATAGCAATTATACAAACTATGGGAACTTTAATGCGCTCCAGAGCCAGGGAATCCTGAGATACAACTCCGCAGCAGTGGCTTCAAACGAGGGACTAAGTCAGACTGTCCTAAACGCCAGCTCTGTTCACAAGCAGAGCAGTGACTCTTTGAAAACCATCACTAACCAGCTAGAACAGCATTACAGGCCCTCTAGTTATGACTCTAAGAAAG ATCCCACTGAAGTCTGCACAGTAGGAGTACAACCATACCTATAG